A region of Micromonospora chokoriensis DNA encodes the following proteins:
- a CDS encoding ROK family protein, with protein MRTVDPLHVRLLRLLRDEGAVSRAELGDQLQMPRPRMLAELDRLVALGYVAEAGLAASRGGRRSTLVELNPKLRFAAVDLGASSMDIEVVNGRLEPVAHYGEAADIRNGPKVTLQRVNELLHKARVDGAYERLDAVGIGVPGPVSFRDGVPVSPPIMPGWDRYPVRELLSREHGCPAVVDNDVNIMAIGERHGGVAHSVDDFLFVKIGTGIGCGIYLTGEVYRGTDGCAGDIGHIQVDSHGPMCSCGNIGCLEALFSGAALAKDATAAARSGASPALAERMSLRGVVTALDVAEGAVEGDVTCIQLIRDGGRRVGGVLAGLVSFTNPSMIVIGGGLAQLGHILLAEIRSVVYRRSLPLATGNLPVVLSELGGRAGVAGAAVLASDVAFAEAA; from the coding sequence GTGCGAACGGTCGATCCCCTTCACGTGCGACTGTTGCGGTTGCTCCGCGACGAGGGCGCCGTGTCGCGGGCCGAACTGGGCGACCAGCTCCAGATGCCGCGACCTCGCATGCTGGCCGAGCTCGATCGTCTGGTAGCCCTGGGTTACGTCGCCGAGGCGGGGCTCGCCGCCTCCCGGGGTGGGCGTCGCTCGACGCTGGTCGAGCTGAACCCGAAGCTGCGCTTCGCCGCCGTCGACCTCGGTGCCAGCTCGATGGACATCGAGGTGGTCAACGGCCGGCTCGAACCGGTGGCCCACTACGGCGAGGCCGCCGACATCCGTAACGGTCCGAAGGTGACCCTGCAACGGGTCAACGAGCTGTTGCACAAGGCCCGGGTCGACGGGGCGTACGAGCGGCTGGACGCGGTAGGTATCGGGGTGCCCGGCCCGGTCAGCTTCCGGGACGGCGTCCCGGTCTCGCCGCCGATCATGCCGGGCTGGGACCGGTACCCGGTGCGTGAGCTGCTCAGCCGGGAGCACGGCTGCCCGGCGGTGGTCGACAACGACGTCAACATCATGGCGATCGGTGAGCGGCACGGTGGGGTCGCCCACTCGGTGGACGACTTCCTCTTCGTGAAGATCGGCACCGGCATCGGGTGCGGCATCTACCTCACCGGCGAGGTCTACCGGGGCACCGACGGCTGCGCCGGCGACATCGGCCACATCCAGGTCGACTCGCACGGTCCGATGTGTTCGTGCGGCAACATCGGCTGCCTGGAAGCGCTGTTCAGCGGTGCCGCGTTGGCCAAGGACGCCACCGCCGCGGCCCGCAGTGGGGCGTCGCCGGCGCTGGCCGAGCGGATGTCCCTGCGCGGTGTGGTGACCGCCCTCGACGTCGCCGAGGGTGCCGTCGAGGGGGACGTGACCTGTATCCAGCTGATCCGTGACGGCGGACGGCGGGTCGGCGGCGTGCTCGCCGGCCTGGTCAGCTTCACCAACCCGTCGATGATCGTGATCGGCGGCGGGCTCGCCCAGCTCGGGCACATCCTGCTCGCCGAGATCCGCAGCGTGGTCTACCGCCGTTCGTTGCCGTTGGCAACCGGCAACCTGCCCGTCGTGCTGTCCGAGCTCGGTGGCCGAGCCGGCGTCGCCGGAGCGGCAGTGCTGGCCAGCGACGTCGCCTTCGCGGAAGCCGCATGA
- a CDS encoding sugar ABC transporter ATP-binding protein produces the protein MVLRLTDLVKTFPGVRALDGVQLEVRAGEVHCLLGQNGAGKSTLIKVLAGVHQPDSGQVEWRGEPATFANPQAAMKAGIATIYQELDLVEDLSVAENAFLGHEYRNFGFVQRGRMARHTRQILGRLGHAEIPPGRMVRSLPAAGKQIVSMARALSHEARLIIMDEPSAVLAHDEVGNLFRIIRELTAQGIAVIYISHRLEEIREIGDRVTVLKDGRTTAANLPARDTPTRDLVSRMTGRTIEYVFPDRPTDDTAGDDLLQVEGLTRTGEFADVSLNVRAGEIVGIAGLVGSGRSELLETIYGARLPDAGQVRMNGKALRPGVGSAVRAGMGMAPEERKSQALLLGEPIYRNVTLATFGRYARLGFTDAAKERAEADRIAETLELRPRDVDRPVRTLSGGNQQKVVVGRWLLGGTKLLLLDEPTRGVDVGARAELYQVIRSLAAQGVGVLLVSSEVPEVLGLADRVLVMREGRVVREAAAGELDENTVLDLVMAGSLMEGAPA, from the coding sequence GTGGTCCTGCGCCTCACCGATCTGGTCAAGACCTTCCCCGGCGTACGCGCACTGGACGGCGTGCAGCTGGAGGTACGTGCCGGCGAGGTGCACTGCCTGCTCGGGCAGAACGGCGCGGGCAAGTCCACCCTGATCAAGGTGCTCGCCGGTGTGCACCAACCGGATTCGGGGCAGGTGGAGTGGCGCGGGGAACCGGCGACGTTCGCCAACCCGCAGGCCGCCATGAAGGCCGGCATCGCCACCATCTACCAGGAGCTCGACCTCGTCGAGGACCTGTCGGTGGCGGAGAACGCCTTCCTCGGCCACGAGTACCGCAACTTCGGGTTCGTCCAGCGCGGCCGGATGGCCCGACACACCCGGCAGATCCTCGGCCGGCTCGGTCACGCCGAGATCCCGCCGGGACGGATGGTCCGGTCGCTGCCGGCGGCGGGCAAGCAGATCGTCAGCATGGCCCGGGCGCTGTCGCACGAGGCCCGACTGATCATCATGGACGAGCCGAGCGCGGTGCTGGCCCACGACGAGGTCGGCAACCTGTTCCGGATCATCCGGGAGCTGACCGCGCAGGGCATCGCCGTCATCTACATCTCGCACCGGCTCGAGGAGATCCGCGAGATCGGCGACCGGGTCACCGTACTCAAGGACGGTCGGACCACGGCGGCGAACCTGCCGGCGCGCGACACCCCGACCCGCGACCTGGTCAGCCGGATGACCGGCCGGACCATCGAGTACGTCTTCCCGGACCGGCCGACCGACGACACCGCGGGCGACGACCTGCTCCAGGTGGAGGGGTTGACCCGCACCGGTGAGTTCGCCGACGTCTCGCTGAACGTGCGGGCCGGGGAGATCGTCGGCATCGCGGGGCTGGTCGGCTCCGGTCGCTCCGAGTTGCTGGAGACGATCTACGGTGCCCGCCTCCCGGATGCCGGTCAGGTCCGGATGAACGGGAAGGCGCTGCGTCCCGGCGTCGGCTCGGCGGTCCGGGCCGGCATGGGGATGGCCCCGGAGGAACGCAAGAGCCAGGCGTTGCTGCTCGGTGAACCGATCTACCGCAACGTCACGCTGGCGACCTTCGGCCGGTACGCGCGGCTCGGCTTCACCGATGCCGCCAAGGAACGCGCCGAGGCGGACCGGATCGCGGAGACCCTGGAGCTGCGGCCCCGGGACGTCGACCGGCCGGTACGCACGCTGTCCGGCGGCAACCAGCAGAAGGTGGTGGTCGGGCGGTGGTTGCTCGGCGGCACCAAGCTGTTGCTGCTCGACGAGCCCACCCGGGGCGTGGACGTGGGCGCCCGGGCTGAGCTCTACCAGGTCATCCGGTCGTTGGCCGCGCAGGGCGTCGGGGTGTTGCTGGTCTCCAGCGAGGTGCCCGAGGTGCTGGGCCTGGCCGACCGGGTGCTGGTGATGCGGGAAGGGCGTGTCGTCCGCGAAGCCGCGGCCGGCGAACTCGACGAGAACACTGTGCTTGACCTCGTGATGGCGGGGTCCTTGATGGAAGGCGCACCGGCATGA
- a CDS encoding Gfo/Idh/MocA family protein, producing the protein MVGYAFMGAAHSQAWRTVNRVFDLPTRARMALICGRDTGKVADAADRLGWEAYTTDWRDLINRDDIDVIDVCTPGDSHAEIALAALAAGKHVLCEKPLANTVEEARAMTAAAEVARAAGVRSMCGFNYRRVPAVTMMRQLVADGRLGVIRHVRATYLQDWIVDPQFPLVWRLQKDRAGSGALGDIGAHIIDLTQFVTGQRISGVSAVTETFVRERPLPAESSGLAATVDGGTAPTGPVTVDDAAVFVARLDGGALATYEASRFATGRKNALRVEINGSLGSVVFDLERLNELEFYDATRPTAEQGFSRILVTEGEHPYMSAWWPPGHIIGYEHSFTHEMRDFIEAVATGVDPAPSFADALQVQLVLDAVARSAELGSSWTEVEPALTAATV; encoded by the coding sequence ATGGTCGGCTACGCGTTCATGGGCGCCGCGCACTCGCAGGCGTGGCGCACCGTGAACCGCGTGTTCGACCTGCCGACGCGGGCCCGGATGGCGCTGATCTGCGGTCGAGACACAGGGAAGGTGGCGGACGCCGCCGACCGGCTCGGCTGGGAGGCGTACACCACGGACTGGCGTGATCTGATCAACCGGGACGACATCGATGTGATCGATGTGTGCACCCCGGGCGACAGTCACGCCGAGATCGCCCTCGCCGCGTTGGCCGCCGGCAAGCACGTCCTGTGCGAGAAGCCGCTGGCCAACACGGTGGAGGAGGCGCGGGCGATGACCGCTGCGGCGGAGGTCGCCCGGGCCGCCGGAGTGCGGTCGATGTGCGGGTTCAACTACCGCCGGGTCCCCGCGGTCACGATGATGCGGCAGTTGGTGGCCGACGGACGGCTCGGGGTGATTCGACACGTCCGTGCGACGTACCTGCAGGACTGGATCGTGGACCCGCAGTTCCCGCTGGTCTGGCGGTTGCAGAAAGACAGGGCGGGCTCCGGCGCGCTCGGTGACATCGGTGCCCACATCATCGACCTGACCCAGTTCGTCACGGGTCAGCGGATCAGTGGGGTCAGCGCGGTCACCGAGACCTTCGTCAGGGAGCGTCCGTTGCCGGCCGAGTCGAGCGGCCTCGCGGCCACCGTGGACGGCGGCACGGCGCCCACCGGGCCGGTCACCGTCGACGACGCCGCGGTGTTCGTGGCCCGGCTCGACGGTGGCGCGCTGGCCACGTACGAGGCGAGCCGGTTCGCCACCGGTCGCAAGAACGCGCTGCGCGTCGAGATCAACGGTTCGTTGGGCAGCGTGGTCTTCGACCTGGAGCGGCTCAACGAGCTGGAGTTCTACGACGCCACCAGGCCCACCGCGGAGCAGGGTTTCAGCCGCATCCTGGTGACCGAGGGCGAGCACCCGTACATGTCGGCGTGGTGGCCCCCGGGCCACATCATCGGCTACGAGCACTCGTTCACGCACGAGATGCGCGACTTCATCGAGGCGGTCGCCACCGGTGTGGACCCGGCTCCCTCGTTCGCCGACGCGTTGCAGGTCCAGCTGGTGCTGGACGCGGTGGCCCGTTCGGCGGAACTCGGCTCCTCCTGGACCGAGGTCGAACCGGCGCTGACCGCGGCGACCGTCTGA
- a CDS encoding substrate-binding domain-containing protein: protein MTQHSRDLSRRRLLFGGAAVGAATLLTACTSNETPAASTQTKAAGGSEGNNAPGKKVVIGFSAPAADHGWMGAIHANAKAQAAAYSDVEFKEVDGGSNSEAQRSTLGTLIAQKPDIIVVLPHDGKEVNAVALQAMQAGIPIVNLDRAFPDALASRLVIKGDNYGMGVSAGHFIGKMLKDKGIANPVIGEIAGLEIPLTVERSEGFKAALATYGFSVRNRRSAEFTSDSGQREASQLLQALPKIDAVWNHDDDQGIGVLAAIKQANRSEFFMVGGAGSKLAIDAIKADNTVLKATVTYNPSMASSAISLARLIAQGRGMGDLTELQVPKEVTLASETITKENASSYDKLGF, encoded by the coding sequence ATGACCCAGCACAGTCGCGACCTGTCGCGCCGCCGGTTGCTCTTCGGCGGAGCCGCAGTTGGCGCTGCCACCCTGCTGACCGCCTGCACCAGCAACGAGACCCCGGCCGCCAGCACCCAGACCAAGGCCGCGGGCGGCAGCGAGGGCAACAACGCCCCCGGCAAGAAGGTCGTCATCGGCTTCTCCGCGCCGGCCGCCGACCACGGCTGGATGGGCGCCATCCACGCCAACGCCAAGGCCCAGGCGGCGGCGTACTCGGACGTGGAGTTCAAGGAGGTCGACGGTGGGTCGAACTCCGAGGCCCAGCGCTCCACGCTCGGCACCCTGATCGCCCAGAAGCCGGACATCATCGTCGTGCTGCCGCACGACGGCAAGGAGGTCAACGCGGTTGCCCTCCAGGCCATGCAGGCCGGCATCCCGATCGTCAACCTGGACCGTGCCTTCCCGGACGCGCTGGCGTCGCGGCTGGTCATCAAGGGTGACAACTACGGCATGGGCGTTTCGGCCGGGCACTTCATCGGCAAGATGCTCAAGGACAAGGGCATCGCCAACCCGGTCATCGGTGAGATCGCCGGTCTGGAGATCCCGCTGACCGTCGAGCGCAGCGAAGGCTTCAAGGCCGCCCTGGCGACCTACGGCTTCTCGGTGCGGAACCGTCGTTCGGCCGAGTTCACCTCGGACAGCGGTCAGCGCGAGGCGTCCCAGCTGCTCCAGGCGCTGCCGAAGATCGACGCGGTCTGGAACCACGACGACGACCAGGGCATCGGCGTGCTGGCCGCCATCAAGCAGGCCAACCGTTCCGAGTTCTTCATGGTCGGCGGCGCCGGCTCCAAGCTCGCGATCGACGCGATCAAGGCCGACAACACCGTGCTCAAGGCCACGGTCACCTACAACCCGTCGATGGCCTCCTCGGCGATCTCGCTTGCGCGGCTCATCGCGCAGGGCCGGGGCATGGGAGACCTGACGGAGCTCCAGGTGCCCAAGGAAGTGACCCTGGCCTCCGAGACGATCACCAAGGAGAACGCGAGCAGCTACGACAAGCTCGGGTTCTGA
- a CDS encoding ABC transporter permease, with translation MSDATPTPTATPERPQLPAQSPPVDPAETAVASDKATSGRLSWWRGDGGDGAKRNLGLIGVLVALIVVGAITKPDLYGDPNWVWNNVLAILQLASVVGVVTVGMTFVIIGGGIDLSVGAIVALAGVWCTTVATQNFGAGGMIFTALVVGICVGLVNGVLISYGRLVPFIATLAMLVAARGLAASISNKQTQVSSSTFINDIAARKVIGIPILVYILGAVVLAGWVLLNRTTFGRRTIAVGGNPEAARLAGINVRRHTMFLYALSGLCCGIAAIMLTSQATSAQAAMANLYELDAIAAAIIGGTLLSGGRGTIVGSLLGVIIFATITNLFAINGLSIEAQNMVKGGIIVAAVLIQQFQYKSVTRLLARNRVTTA, from the coding sequence ATGAGCGACGCGACTCCCACTCCCACCGCGACACCGGAGCGCCCGCAGCTTCCGGCACAGTCGCCGCCGGTGGACCCGGCGGAGACGGCGGTGGCCAGCGATAAGGCAACTTCGGGCCGGCTCTCCTGGTGGCGGGGGGACGGCGGCGACGGCGCCAAGCGCAACCTCGGTCTGATCGGGGTGCTGGTGGCGCTCATCGTGGTCGGCGCGATCACGAAGCCGGACCTGTACGGCGATCCGAACTGGGTGTGGAACAACGTTCTGGCCATCCTCCAGCTCGCCTCGGTCGTCGGCGTGGTCACCGTCGGGATGACCTTCGTGATCATCGGTGGCGGCATCGACCTGTCGGTAGGTGCGATCGTCGCGCTGGCCGGCGTCTGGTGCACCACTGTCGCCACCCAGAACTTCGGCGCCGGCGGCATGATCTTCACCGCCCTGGTGGTCGGTATCTGCGTCGGCCTGGTCAACGGCGTGCTCATCTCGTACGGCCGGTTGGTCCCCTTCATCGCGACGCTCGCGATGCTGGTGGCCGCGCGAGGGCTCGCGGCGTCGATCTCCAACAAGCAGACCCAGGTGTCGAGCAGCACCTTCATCAACGACATCGCGGCGCGCAAGGTGATCGGGATCCCGATCCTCGTCTACATCCTCGGCGCGGTGGTCCTGGCCGGGTGGGTCCTGCTCAACCGGACGACCTTCGGTCGGCGGACCATCGCCGTCGGCGGCAACCCGGAGGCGGCACGGCTGGCCGGCATCAACGTCCGGCGGCACACCATGTTCCTCTACGCCCTCTCCGGCCTCTGCTGCGGCATCGCCGCCATCATGCTCACCTCGCAGGCCACCTCGGCGCAGGCGGCGATGGCCAACCTGTACGAGCTGGACGCGATCGCCGCGGCGATCATCGGCGGGACGCTGCTCAGTGGGGGCCGCGGCACGATCGTCGGCTCACTGCTCGGCGTCATCATCTTCGCCACGATCACGAACCTCTTCGCCATCAACGGCCTCTCCATCGAGGCGCAGAACATGGTCAAGGGCGGCATCATCGTCGCCGCCGTCCTGATCCAGCAGTTCCAGTACAAGTCAGTCACTCGGCTCCTCGCGCGGAACAGGGTCACCACCGCCTGA
- a CDS encoding YihY/virulence factor BrkB family protein — protein MASNESPAQREQERASASAPVGPDAGPDSPTDLPGSGWKAALRRTISEFQDDSLTDWAAALTYYGVLSIFPGVLVLISLLGLLGESATEGVKDTVNQAVPNDSIQKIIEGAIDTADKNGGLASIAAIIGLVAAFWSASGYVGAFMRASNTIYDVPEGRPIWKTLPIRLGVTAVIGVLLLASAVIVVFTGRLAESVGDVIGVGSTAVAVWDIAKWPVLLVLVSLMFAILYWASPNARHGGFRWVSPGGVLAVVIWLVISGLFAFYVSNFSSYDKTYGTLAGVIIFLVWLWLSNIAILLGAEFDAELERGRAIAAGHAADDEPYVELRDDRKLRKKRNQRGSVD, from the coding sequence ATGGCCTCGAACGAGTCTCCCGCCCAGCGGGAGCAGGAGCGTGCTTCCGCCAGCGCGCCGGTTGGTCCCGACGCGGGCCCGGACAGCCCCACCGACCTGCCGGGCAGTGGGTGGAAGGCGGCCCTGCGTCGGACGATCAGCGAGTTCCAGGACGACAGCCTGACCGACTGGGCGGCGGCGCTCACCTACTACGGGGTGCTGTCCATCTTCCCCGGTGTGCTGGTGCTGATCTCGCTGCTCGGTCTGCTCGGTGAGAGCGCCACCGAGGGCGTCAAGGACACCGTCAACCAGGCGGTGCCGAACGACAGCATCCAGAAGATCATCGAGGGCGCGATCGACACCGCGGACAAGAACGGTGGCCTCGCCAGCATCGCCGCGATCATCGGTCTGGTGGCGGCGTTCTGGTCCGCCTCCGGCTACGTCGGGGCGTTCATGCGCGCCTCGAACACGATCTACGACGTGCCGGAGGGGCGGCCGATCTGGAAGACGCTGCCGATCCGGCTCGGCGTGACGGCGGTGATCGGGGTGCTGCTGCTGGCCAGCGCGGTGATCGTGGTGTTCACCGGTCGCCTGGCCGAGTCGGTCGGCGACGTGATCGGCGTCGGCTCGACGGCGGTCGCGGTGTGGGACATCGCGAAGTGGCCGGTGCTGCTGGTTCTGGTCAGTCTGATGTTCGCGATCCTCTACTGGGCCTCGCCGAACGCCCGCCACGGTGGTTTCCGCTGGGTCAGCCCCGGCGGCGTGCTGGCGGTGGTGATCTGGCTGGTGATCTCCGGGTTGTTCGCCTTCTACGTGAGCAACTTCAGTTCGTACGACAAGACGTACGGGACGCTGGCCGGCGTGATCATCTTTTTGGTCTGGCTCTGGCTCAGCAACATCGCGATCCTGCTGGGCGCCGAGTTCGACGCGGAGTTGGAGCGCGGCCGTGCCATCGCGGCGGGTCACGCTGCGGACGACGAGCCGTACGTCGAGCTGCGCGACGACCGCAAACTCCGCAAGAAGCGCAACCAGCGGGGTTCGGTCGACTGA